From the Borrelia puertoricensis genome, one window contains:
- a CDS encoding TIGR00282 family metallophosphoesterase, translating into MSLRILIAGEVVGKPGIVVIKNFLSSFRQKNGIDFVISGNNFTTGFRGLCKRHAFLLKKYGVDVLTLGENAFVRSGLSDELDKYNFILKPLNCPTKLKGCSYFIYSVSGSKIAVIRLVGQTGITKYNFNNPFFAFDYFYEKIKLHTNNIIVLFDSNTTAEVNAMFFYLKSRVSACLGIGKRILTADLRIFDTTAVITDLGRVGSLNSVIGYEPKFEIDKFLRGFLNNRFTESWDGLGFNGVIVEIDNGKAVMVEIVREYIDFDGHLENSNDV; encoded by the coding sequence GTGAGTTTGCGGATTTTGATTGCTGGGGAGGTTGTAGGTAAGCCTGGCATTGTTGTGATAAAGAATTTTTTGTCTTCTTTTAGACAAAAAAATGGAATTGATTTTGTGATATCTGGTAATAATTTTACTACAGGTTTTCGAGGTCTTTGTAAGAGACATGCATTTTTGCTAAAAAAGTATGGTGTAGATGTTTTAACTTTAGGAGAAAACGCGTTTGTAAGATCTGGACTGAGTGATGAACTAGATAAATATAATTTTATTTTAAAACCTTTAAATTGTCCTACCAAATTAAAAGGTTGCTCTTATTTTATTTACAGTGTTAGTGGTAGTAAAATTGCCGTAATTAGACTTGTTGGACAGACGGGAATTACAAAATATAATTTTAATAATCCTTTTTTTGCTTTTGATTATTTTTACGAAAAAATTAAATTACACACTAATAATATAATTGTGCTTTTTGATTCAAATACTACAGCAGAGGTTAATGCTATGTTTTTTTATCTAAAATCTAGAGTTAGTGCTTGTTTAGGTATTGGTAAGAGGATATTAACAGCAGATCTTAGGATTTTTGATACTACTGCAGTTATTACTGATCTTGGTAGAGTTGGTAGTCTAAATAGTGTGATTGGATACGAGCCTAAATTTGAGATAGATAAGTTCTTAAGAGGTTTTTTGAATAATCGATTTACTGAGTCCTGGGATGGACTTGGCTTTAATGGTGTTATAGTTGAGATTGATAATGGTAAAGCTGTTATGGTTGAAATTGTAAGAGAATATATCGATTTTGATGGTCATCTTGAGAATAGTAATGATGTTTAA
- the pgeF gene encoding peptidoglycan editing factor PgeF: MRLIENELYYEFELDPSIKLIYTKKPFDLDIKDISIDNLSFIPKDKKVKYLKQLHTNVVYEVSDDFVNFQEGDGLVSSSCNVALLAYYADCLPIYFFDKSKKYIGLAHSGYKGSFKLIILKMLFMFESMGSNFEDLKIVFGPYNRLCCYEVSSEFLSEINLKFSKKLLDMSFYKKDDKIYFDNANFNLGLISTFNLDVEDSGLCTYCNCNLYSHRKFKGKRSYAAIWRT; encoded by the coding sequence ATGAGATTAATAGAGAATGAACTTTATTATGAGTTTGAATTAGATCCTAGCATTAAATTGATCTATACTAAAAAACCTTTTGATTTAGATATAAAAGATATTAGTATTGATAATTTAAGTTTTATTCCTAAAGATAAAAAGGTCAAATATTTAAAACAGTTACATACTAATGTTGTTTATGAAGTTTCTGATGATTTTGTTAATTTTCAGGAGGGAGATGGGCTTGTCTCTTCTTCTTGCAATGTTGCCCTTCTTGCTTATTATGCAGATTGTCTTCCGATATATTTTTTTGACAAATCAAAAAAATATATCGGACTTGCTCATAGTGGATATAAGGGTAGTTTTAAGCTTATTATTTTGAAAATGTTATTTATGTTTGAGAGTATGGGTTCAAATTTTGAGGATTTAAAAATTGTATTTGGACCTTATAATAGGTTATGTTGTTATGAGGTTTCGTCAGAGTTTTTATCAGAAATAAATTTAAAATTTAGTAAAAAGTTATTAGATATGTCTTTTTATAAAAAGGATGATAAAATATATTTTGACAATGCCAATTTTAATTTGGGATTGATTTCTACTTTTAATTTAGATGTTGAGGATTCAGGTTTGTGCACTTATTGTAATTGCAATCTTTATTCCCATAGAAAATTTAAGGGCAAGAGAAGTTACGCTGCAATTTGGAGAACTTAA
- the murA gene encoding UDP-N-acetylglucosamine 1-carboxyvinyltransferase: MYSYLVEGGFKIGGKITASGNKNAALPCITATLLTDEEVILENIPYIKDVEVILSILKDIGAEVLREGDILKIKALNVVKTEVDSSLTDLVRASILFVGPMLARCGRIDIAPPGGDVIGKRRLDTHFYGLGKLGARLMKGERIVLEIDKLVGACMFLDEASVTATENIIMTAVLAFGETVIINAACEPHVQDLCNMLNSMGADISGIGSNVIRIKGVKKLSGTRFRIGADFMQVGSLISLSALTGGELEINKADPKNFVLIRHVYSRLGINFEYDNENIYVKEKQDLRVKLDFGGHIPKIDDGPWPAFPTDLMSIMIVTATQVHGTVLIFEKMFESRMFFVDKLIKMGAQIVLCDPHRVVVTGKTILKGSNVSSPDVRAGMSLLIAALCAEGESRIQNVYQIERGYENVVVKLGALGAKITRVEER; encoded by the coding sequence ATGTATAGCTATCTTGTAGAGGGTGGTTTTAAAATAGGTGGAAAGATAACAGCTAGTGGAAATAAGAATGCGGCTTTGCCTTGCATTACAGCGACATTACTTACAGATGAAGAAGTTATTTTAGAAAATATTCCATATATTAAAGATGTAGAAGTTATTTTAAGCATTTTAAAGGACATAGGTGCTGAAGTATTAAGGGAAGGTGATATTCTTAAAATTAAGGCTTTAAATGTTGTGAAGACTGAGGTAGATTCTTCTTTAACGGATTTAGTTAGGGCCTCTATTTTGTTTGTAGGTCCTATGCTTGCTAGATGTGGTAGAATCGATATTGCTCCTCCTGGTGGAGATGTTATTGGTAAGAGACGTCTTGATACTCATTTTTATGGACTTGGCAAGCTTGGTGCTAGGTTGATGAAGGGTGAACGGATTGTTTTAGAAATAGATAAGTTGGTTGGTGCTTGTATGTTTTTAGATGAGGCATCAGTTACTGCTACTGAAAATATTATTATGACTGCTGTTCTTGCTTTTGGTGAGACTGTGATAATTAATGCTGCATGTGAACCGCATGTGCAAGATTTGTGTAACATGTTGAATTCTATGGGTGCTGATATTTCTGGTATTGGTTCTAATGTTATTAGAATAAAGGGTGTAAAAAAATTAAGTGGCACTAGATTTCGAATAGGGGCTGATTTCATGCAGGTGGGTTCTTTAATTAGTCTTTCTGCATTAACGGGTGGTGAGCTTGAGATTAATAAAGCTGATCCTAAAAATTTTGTTTTAATAAGACATGTATATTCAAGGCTTGGCATTAATTTTGAGTATGACAACGAAAATATATATGTCAAAGAAAAACAGGATTTAAGGGTAAAATTGGATTTTGGGGGACATATTCCCAAAATTGATGATGGGCCTTGGCCAGCTTTTCCAACAGATCTTATGAGTATAATGATAGTAACTGCGACTCAAGTTCACGGGACTGTTCTTATTTTTGAGAAAATGTTTGAATCAAGAATGTTTTTTGTAGACAAGCTTATTAAAATGGGTGCTCAGATCGTCCTTTGTGATCCCCATCGTGTGGTGGTCACAGGAAAAACCATTCTTAAGGGAAGTAATGTATCTTCTCCTGATGTTAGGGCTGGCATGTCTTTGCTTATTGCAGCTCTTTGTGCTGAAGGTGAGAGTCGTATTCAAAATGTTTATCAAATTGAAAGAGGATATGAGAATGTTGTTGTCAAGTTAGGTGCTTTAGGAGCAAAGATTACTAGAGTGGAAGAGAGGTGA
- the lspA gene encoding signal peptidase II gives MNINRSRLINNFIFISILVFFDQWSKYLVVKYIRIGAEYLSFFGDFFKIIHVRNTGVLFSIGSNIDPSLKNLFFLIIPIIVLIFVFSFALKETNKIARIALVLILSGGIGNIIDRLFRPLGVVDFLDVKFFGIFGLQRWPTFNFADSYVVIGITLFIIYDLFVKNQSTNL, from the coding sequence ATGAATATAAATAGAAGCAGATTAATTAACAATTTTATATTTATTTCTATTTTAGTTTTTTTTGATCAATGGTCTAAGTATTTAGTTGTTAAATATATCAGAATTGGAGCTGAGTATTTATCTTTTTTTGGAGATTTTTTTAAAATAATACATGTAAGAAATACTGGTGTTTTATTTTCAATAGGTTCTAATATTGATCCTAGCTTGAAGAATTTGTTTTTTCTTATAATTCCTATTATTGTTTTGATTTTTGTTTTTTCTTTTGCTTTGAAAGAAACTAATAAAATAGCTAGAATTGCTCTTGTATTGATTTTATCTGGTGGTATTGGGAATATTATCGATAGACTTTTTAGACCGTTAGGGGTTGTAGATTTTTTGGATGTGAAATTTTTTGGTATTTTTGGACTTCAGAGATGGCCAACTTTTAACTTTGCAGATAGTTATGTTGTTATAGGAATAACTTTATTTATAATTTACGATTTGTTTGTCAAAAATCAAAGTACCAATTTATGA
- a CDS encoding Nif3-like dinuclear metal center hexameric protein: MTVKELSFNLDEIFKVKDYRNIDKSLNGLQVGNLELEVKRVAFAVDASMTTLREAKDYDFLVTHHGIFWSKSEKIVSGMYEKVKWLIDNDLSLYCVHLPMDAHPVYSHSRVLSDFFGFHSPIPFANYKGINLGIISIAGFNFSEILKKFEVHNKHILYYKKFKEYVEKVAIVSGSGYSFFEESLEHGVDLFITGDTSHQIYSLAEEYGVNLIFAGHYFTETFGLMKLMEYFRSKRKLEVNFILRNTNL, encoded by the coding sequence TTGACTGTTAAAGAATTATCATTTAATTTGGATGAAATATTTAAAGTAAAGGATTACAGGAATATTGATAAGAGTCTTAATGGACTTCAAGTGGGTAATTTAGAGCTTGAGGTTAAAAGAGTCGCTTTTGCTGTTGATGCAAGTATGACAACTTTAAGAGAGGCAAAAGATTATGATTTTTTAGTAACTCATCATGGTATTTTTTGGTCAAAATCGGAAAAAATTGTTTCTGGGATGTATGAAAAAGTTAAATGGCTTATTGATAATGATTTATCACTTTACTGTGTTCATTTACCGATGGATGCTCATCCTGTTTATTCTCATAGCAGAGTATTATCTGATTTTTTTGGGTTCCATAGTCCTATTCCCTTTGCAAATTATAAGGGGATTAATTTAGGTATTATTTCTATTGCTGGTTTTAATTTTTCTGAGATTTTAAAAAAATTTGAAGTTCATAATAAACATATTCTTTATTACAAAAAATTTAAAGAATATGTTGAAAAGGTAGCTATTGTTAGTGGTTCTGGGTATTCTTTTTTTGAGGAATCATTGGAGCATGGTGTTGATTTGTTTATAACAGGGGATACTTCTCATCAGATATATTCTTTAGCTGAAGAGTATGGTGTGAATTTGATATTTGCTGGTCATTATTTTACCGAAACATTTGGCTTAATGAAATTGATGGAATATTTTAGAAGTAAGAGAAAATTAGAGGTTAATTTTATTTTAAGAAATACTAATTTATAA
- the tuf gene encoding elongation factor Tu — MAKEVFQRTKPHMNVGTIGHVDHGKTTLTAAISIYCSKVNKDAKALKYEDIDNAPEEKARGITINARHIEYETAGRHYAHVDCPGHADYIKNMITGAAQMDAAVLLVAADSGAEPQTKEHLLLAQRMGINKIIVFLNKLDLADPELVELVEVEVLELVEKYGFPGDTPIVKGSAFGAMSNPNDPEATKCIKELLETMDNYFDLPQRDIDKPFLLAVEDVFSISGRGTVATGRIERGVIKVGQEVEIVGIRETRKTTVTGVEMFQKILEQGQAGDNVGLLLRGVDKKDIERGQVIAAIGTITPHKKFKASIYCLTKEEGGRHKPFFSGYRPQFFFRTTDVTGMVSLEGKEMVMPGDNVDIVVELISSIAMDKNVEFAVREGGRTVASGRILEILE; from the coding sequence ATGGCTAAGGAAGTCTTTCAGAGAACAAAACCGCATATGAATGTGGGTACAATAGGGCATGTTGACCATGGCAAAACAACATTAACCGCTGCTATTAGTATTTATTGTTCAAAGGTAAATAAAGATGCTAAGGCGCTTAAATATGAAGATATTGATAATGCGCCTGAAGAGAAAGCAAGAGGAATAACGATAAATGCCAGACATATTGAGTATGAAACTGCAGGAAGGCATTATGCTCACGTTGATTGTCCTGGCCACGCTGACTATATTAAGAATATGATTACAGGTGCAGCTCAGATGGATGCTGCGGTATTGTTGGTTGCTGCTGATAGTGGAGCAGAGCCACAGACAAAAGAGCATTTACTTCTTGCTCAGCGAATGGGAATAAATAAAATAATAGTATTTTTAAATAAACTAGATTTAGCAGATCCTGAACTTGTTGAACTTGTTGAAGTTGAAGTTTTAGAGCTTGTTGAAAAATATGGATTTCCTGGTGATACGCCAATAGTAAAGGGTTCAGCTTTTGGAGCTATGTCAAATCCTAATGATCCTGAAGCTACAAAGTGCATAAAGGAACTTCTTGAAACTATGGATAATTATTTTGATCTTCCTCAAAGAGATATTGATAAACCATTTTTGCTTGCTGTTGAAGATGTTTTTTCTATCTCTGGACGTGGGACTGTTGCTACTGGTCGTATTGAGAGAGGTGTTATTAAGGTTGGACAAGAAGTTGAAATCGTTGGAATTAGAGAGACTAGGAAGACAACCGTTACTGGTGTTGAAATGTTTCAAAAGATTCTTGAGCAAGGTCAAGCAGGAGATAATGTTGGTCTTTTATTAAGAGGTGTTGATAAAAAGGATATTGAGAGAGGTCAGGTTATTGCTGCTATTGGTACAATTACTCCTCATAAGAAGTTCAAAGCTTCTATATATTGTCTAACTAAGGAAGAAGGCGGAAGACATAAACCATTCTTTTCAGGATATAGACCACAATTTTTCTTTAGAACAACAGATGTTACAGGTATGGTTAGCTTAGAGGGTAAAGAAATGGTTATGCCTGGGGATAATGTTGATATTGTTGTTGAACTTATATCTTCAATAGCTATGGATAAGAATGTTGAATTTGCTGTTAGAGAAGGCGGTAGAACTGTTGCTTCAGGAAGGATTCTTGAAATATTGGAATAG
- a CDS encoding MATE family efflux transporter, translated as MLLSRAKTRKLILEGNLYRVFLVISFPIVITNVLQAFYELVDMFYVGKLGAMPLAALSLTGPINFFIMVFAMGMAIGSLSLMSRCIGEETFTKFSKYAGQLIFLNFVLSLFVAVLVLIFIDAILDIMSITGELRELTKSYFYVVIYAIPVMFLSVSVVYILNAQGETVISMMLILVANVINFILDPVFIFTFGLGIAGAAWATLLSKLMTVLSYLFFTYRLNYGIKVRFKDIIPDVYVIKNVVNLGLPAAFGQVMASLSFLIFNYVVFQISSKFLAAYGMVNNIISFLLLPGMSIGTCVSSIVGQNLGAKNIMRVGEILKKGFFVTLVVMITVALFIISLKKNIILIFTVDLEVINYANDYLLLAVIGTIGFGLQQVFLGGLVGAGLTKLVMIVVCVRLWMIRLPAVFALQYFGIIEDSLGYAFIISNYVALIILLCLTFTKYWENTQ; from the coding sequence ATGTTATTAAGTAGAGCTAAAACGAGGAAATTAATATTAGAAGGCAATTTATATCGAGTTTTTTTAGTTATTAGTTTTCCTATTGTGATAACCAATGTTCTTCAAGCTTTTTATGAGCTTGTAGATATGTTTTATGTTGGTAAGCTTGGAGCTATGCCACTTGCTGCATTATCTCTTACTGGTCCTATTAATTTCTTTATTATGGTTTTTGCTATGGGAATGGCTATAGGAAGTTTATCATTAATGTCTAGATGTATTGGAGAAGAAACTTTTACTAAGTTTTCAAAATATGCAGGGCAATTAATATTTTTAAATTTTGTATTGTCTTTGTTTGTTGCAGTTTTAGTTTTAATCTTTATAGATGCAATTTTAGATATTATGAGTATAACTGGTGAACTTAGAGAACTTACAAAGTCTTATTTTTATGTCGTAATCTATGCGATACCAGTAATGTTTTTAAGTGTTTCCGTTGTGTACATATTAAATGCTCAAGGAGAGACTGTCATTTCAATGATGCTGATTTTGGTTGCAAATGTTATTAATTTTATTCTTGATCCAGTCTTTATATTTACTTTTGGCTTGGGCATTGCTGGTGCTGCTTGGGCTACTCTATTGTCTAAATTAATGACAGTTTTATCTTATCTTTTTTTTACTTATAGATTAAATTATGGAATTAAGGTGCGTTTTAAAGATATTATTCCAGACGTTTATGTAATAAAAAACGTCGTTAATTTGGGATTACCGGCAGCTTTTGGACAAGTGATGGCTTCCCTGTCTTTTTTAATTTTTAATTATGTTGTATTTCAGATTAGTTCAAAATTTTTAGCTGCTTATGGTATGGTTAATAATATTATTTCTTTTTTACTTCTTCCTGGAATGAGTATTGGTACTTGTGTTAGTTCAATTGTTGGACAAAATCTTGGTGCAAAAAACATAATGAGAGTAGGGGAGATTTTAAAAAAAGGGTTTTTTGTTACTTTAGTAGTAATGATTACGGTTGCCTTGTTTATTATATCTTTAAAAAAAAATATAATATTAATTTTTACGGTTGATTTGGAAGTTATTAATTATGCCAATGATTATTTATTGTTGGCAGTTATTGGAACTATTGGATTTGGTTTGCAACAAGTTTTTTTGGGTGGATTAGTAGGTGCAGGACTTACAAAACTTGTTATGATTGTTGTTTGTGTTCGTCTTTGGATGATTCGGTTGCCGGCTGTGTTTGCTTTGCAATATTTTGGAATTATAGAAGATTCGCTGGGTTATGCTTTTATAATCTCAAATTATGTGGCTTTGATTATCTTGTTATGTTTGACTTTTACTAAATATTGGGAAAATACACAATAA